A genomic segment from Maniola jurtina chromosome 9, ilManJurt1.1, whole genome shotgun sequence encodes:
- the LOC123868285 gene encoding protein FAM135B isoform X1, protein MSDLQATFEFSVELYKFYNVDLFQRGLYQVRVGLRVSPKVPVHIEATVSSGNGAARTGRPAANASLMGGIAASRAFQIMYRNEEVTLRDIVHFRAHLLVDSRNLKDSLERAEWSLAIELWCSEGAQSSTLTPVSCRVLKLHFQPAQGLHYHLPVLFDYFHLSAVSVTIHASLVALHQPYIKKSIMHYVQSCTPRSSKQWGKLMKSAGSNFNASGSLENILFGSTGKCAGGNSSKIAHARQVHAEVCGILLGSLEGLQNALTVCGSTGVLLTPEESTSNSIVGEVAQRIKDLSDIGKKSEAGEEEEWAMGAAHDIARLCAEVTLRWRAFLHHTSDRPHVHHALAARHHALRIKRFSECFFVLDNPRHSLAGCYDSNYQSYQSVGEAVRRSRYLALLPPLPVHCIALDGDPHIMPIIFEDRYQDTAEFARRRSFLNSNANKSGSDPFLCSEPLREDCACSVSSIMDSRRPSSEASRVTLSLPKTTMDAFESEFGAPKPSTSVVQATLTLAPQKSSRGSPKRTLVKQNVVEMSKPHNKQLELTGRNRYIVQNNQISEIQLPPNNVFSSCPIQQGQQMSRYSASTLLDINATTKSNVNVSRLGKDKSDPSEVFNQKHEIISGVSTLPARHSKSLDQLRVSQMAPLNVQTLSKNVKNSSNTSVNYQKTYVPPQQIKPTTLPRSVTTTAYPTNTTTRCESKGDDYRRNISEFREKYKNPGNSNIQNVHGMNNEVFHNVGYKYDGTIKGNANQIYGYTFGNQGNIPVNNVIRNPLEFQRGYSVNLPRPMLPPRNSYPPVSGKSQVTDQSNLVSNKHVHRSNSTHMFQQTIGNQQIDIEAARNQLRHELNYYLQKGDWSYDFNTGSLIQNYQKKSSKSSDDSGFVMTLDRSSDGTSKSTYSKTPPSTPHSTIPSIRHKKSRSKDSKLNASAKENMKMNSSRDSLSSHHSIKSRDSKSDRQTPKSDRSTPKSDRGTPKSGKATPKSGGITPRSGLATPKSGRATPKSGGTTPKSGRSSGKPERRSKHKPSEKMTQLMSEAASSSSDESLPFELRRLEASASVPYSLDHGSELRHCRSAASIIEEPNLNNTFGSESLPNLAPPPAFESPPLDIDDKDFKILPPENFSSKDDKRSKSSTSSLSEQSGWVSSGRSSGPSSPDNGSCQLNQDFPTSGTSSTKITNKKFEDNIDKRKKDGEKISDFKRTVLNGEQLRERLLKLAVKAAQNSSTEKIECCDKEVCEECTICSDSICTDSQCEYNKMMHTNGIDTGCNSDTCTASCFQQYSEPNISKVNQRHNSFSAVQGKTYSSINKSSNEATVKKSQTVSDNLHPYIRKEIPPKAQPDSGKSNTIIKTKLKDRIEYTEKLIAAEIRSLAVDRSCKSHKVPAGPVAAIQKYQGKAKSEVDLSHFGGDNDYEHLPPPQQFRDAPPPPDEFKDPPSKSPMVSRSSSKSSTPSKTPRKAAQPTTLQLDNPLYHVCEGILERRKLRPHQSMNNAATTSASTLNKSQSTGELASRSENGNNKKQRQSNLISIFGLAESERLFVKCREEFRQSVKYPGAIYSDFPPVENSLPYFHISDEYRMFNPEGLHLIICVHGLDGNAADLRLVKTYLELGLPGARLDFLMSERNQGDTFSDFDTMTDRLIQEIVTHIQNSSEPARISFVGHSLGTIIIRSALARPQMKPFLGKLHTFLSLSGPHLGTLYNSSGLVNAGMWFMQKWKKSGSLLQLSLRDTPDPRRSFLYRLSERSQLHQFKHILLCGSGQDRYVPLHSARLELCKAAAKDASLLGQAYREMVHNMVSPLAARASSVSVVRYDVQHALPHTASALVGRAAHIAALDSDLFIEKFLLVSALKYFR, encoded by the exons ACTTTACCAAGTGCGCGTGGGTTTGCGCGTGTCACCCAAGGTGCCGGTTCACATCGAGGCGACGGTGTCAAGCGGTAATGGCGCCGCGCGGACCGGCAGGCCTGCTGCCAACGCCTCCCTCATGGGGGGCATCGCTGCTTCTAGAGCCTTCCAAATTATGTACAGGAACGAGGAGGTCACGTTGCGTGACATAGTGCATTTTAGAGCCCATTTGCTAG TTGATAGCCGTAACCTTAAGGATTCCTTAGAGAGAGCAGAATGGAGCCTCGCCATTGAACTATGGTGCAGTGAGGGGGCTCAATCGAGCACTCTCACGCCCGTCTCCTGCCGCGTGCTGAAACTGCACTTCCAGCCTGCGCAAGGACTCCACTACCACCTGCCAGTGCTGTTCGACTACTTCCATCTATCGGCTGTCTCCGTCACCATCCACGCCAGCTTAGTAGCTTTGCACCAGCCTTATATCAA GAAGAGCATTATGCATTACGTACAGAGCTG CACGCCCCGCTCTAGTAAACAGTGGGGCAAATTGATGAAAAGTGCGGGGTCAAACTTTAACGCTTCAGGAAGCTTAGAGAATATTCTGTTCGGGTCGACTGGAAAATGTGCCGGCGGAAATTCGAGCAAAATCGCGCATGCCAG GCAAGTGCATGCCGAAGTTTGCGGTATTCTTCTCGGGTCGTTGGAGGGCTTACAAAATGCATTGACAGTATGTGGCTCTACAGGGGTGTTATTAACACCTGAAGAATCCACATCCAACTCCATCGTCGGCGAGGTTGCGCAACGGATAAAGGACTTGAGTGATATCGGCAAG aaatctgAAGCTGGCGAAGAAGAAGAATGGGCGATGGGAGCAGCGCACGATATTGCAAGGCTCTGTGCGGAAGTTACGCTGAGGTGGCGTGCCTTTCTACACCACACCTCAGACCGACCGCACGTACATCACGCACTAGCAGCACGGCATCATGCTTTACG AATAAAGCGTTTTTCGGAATGCTTCTTCGTGCTTGACAATCCCCGGCACTCTCTAGCGGGTTGCTACGATAGCAACTACCAGTCATATCAAAGCGTAGGCGAGGCCGTCCGACGATCGCGCTACCTAGCGCTTTTGCCGCCTCTTCCTGTACATTGCATCGCACTTGATGGCGATCCCCATATCATGCCTATCATATTTGAAGACAG ATATCAAGACACGGCTGAGTTTGCAAGGAGGCGATCGTTTTTAAATTCCAACGCAAATAAATCTGGAAGTG atcCGTTCCTATGTTCGGAACCTCTTAGAGAAGACTGTGCGTGTAGTGTAAGTTCAATTATGGATTCAAGAAGACCATCTTCCGAAGCGTCTAGGGTGACTCTGTCATTGCCTAAAACTACGATGGACGCCTTTGAATCTGAATTCGGTGCTCCCAAACCTAGCACAAGCGTAGTACAAGCGACATTAACACTAGCGCCGCAGAAATCATCCAGAGGATCGCCAAAAAGAACACTAGTAAAACAAAATGTCGTGGAAATGAGCAAACCCCATAATAAGCAATTAGAATTAACAGGAAGAAATAGATACATTGTACAAAATAACCAAATAAGCGAAATTCAACTACCACCAAACAACGTCTTTTCCTCATGTCCCATACAACAAGGACAACAAATGTCACGATATTCGGCTTCAACCCTTTTAGACATCAATGCTACAACAAAAAGCAATGTTAACGTTTCGCGCTTAGGAAAAGATAAATCCGATCCCAGCGAGGTATTTAACCAAAAACATGAAATCATAAGTGGAGTTAGTACACTACCTGCTCGACATAGCAAATCTTTAGATCAGTTAAGAGTGTCACAGATGGCGCCACTTAATGTACAGACGTTatcaaaaaatgttaaaaatagttCTAATACTTCTGTTAATTATCAAAAGACTTACGTGCCACCACAGCAAATAAAACCCACGACACTACCAAGAAGCGTTACAACAACAGCTTATCCTACTAATACGACAACACGTTGTGAATCTAAAGGCGACGATTACAGAAGAAACATTAGTGAGTTcagagaaaaatataaaaatcccGGCAATTCAAATATTCAGAATGTTCATGGAATGAACAATGAAGTGTTTCATAATGTAGGTTATAAGTATGATGGTACAATTAAAGGTAACGCTAACCAAATTTATGGTTACACTTTCGGTAATCAGGGTAATATACCAGTGAATAATGTTATTCGTAATCCGTTAGAATTCCAAAGAGGCTATAGTGTAAATTTACCCCGTCCTATGTTGCCTCCTCGAAATTCTTATCCACCGGTTAGTGGAAAATCTCAAGTGACTGATCAAAGCAACTTAGTTTCTAATAAACACGTTCATAGATCCAACTCAACACATATGTTTCAACAGACTATTGGAAATCAACAAATTGACATTGAAGCTGCACGCAATCAATTGAGGCacgaattaaattattatctccAAAAAGGAGATTGGAGCTATGATTTTAACACAGGTAGCCTTATTCAGAACTACCAAAAGAAATCCAGTAAAAGTAGTGATGATAGCGGTTTTGTAATGACTTTAGATAGAAGCAGTGATGGAACGTCTAAATCAACGTACTCAAAAACACCACCATCTACTCCCCATTCTACAATACCTTCAATAAGACATAAGAAAAGTAGATCTAAAGACTCTAAATTGAATGCAAGTGcaaaagaaaatatgaaaatgaattCTAGTCGGGATTCTCTAAGTAGTCATCATTCCATTAAATCTAGAGATAGCAAATCTGACCGACAAACACCAAAATCTGATCGTAGTACTCCGAAATCTGATAGAGGCACTCCCAAATCAGGTAAAGCGACACCTAAATCTGGTGGCATCACTCCAAGATCAGGCTTAGCTACTCCGAAATCCGGAAGAGCTACTCCAAAATCTGGTGGGACAACACCTAAGAGTGGAAGATCTAGTGGTAAGCCAGAAAGGCGTTCTAAACACAAACCTTCAGAAAAAATGACTCAACTTATGTCAGAAGCTGCATCATCTTCTAGCGATGAAAGTTTACCTTTCGAACTTAGAAGATTAGAGGCATCAGCAAGTGTCCCTTATAGTCTTGACCATGGATCTGAATTGAGACACTGTAGAAGTGCTGcttcaataattgaagaacctaatttaaataatacattcGGTTCGgaatctttaccaaatttagcTCCACCTCCAGCTTTTGAATCACCACCATTGGACATAGATGATAAAGACTTCAAAATTTTACCACCCGAAAATTTCTCAAGTAAAGATGATAAGCGTAGCAAAAGTTCAACTTCAAGTTTAAGTGAACAAAGTGGATGGGTTTCAAGTGGACGCAGCTCAGGGCCATCTTCACCTGATAATGGAAGTTGTCAATTGAATCAAGACTTTCCTACCAGTGGCACCAGTTCTACTAAAATTACAAACAAGAAATTTGAAGATAATATTGATAAACGGAAAAAAGATGGTGAAAAAATAAGTGATTTTAAAAGAACTGTTCTTAATGGTGAACAACTTCGAGAACGTCTACTTAAATTAGCGGTCAAAGCTGCTCAAAATAGTTCAACTGAAAAAATTGAATGCTGTGATAAAGAAGTTTGTGAAGAATGTACAATATGTAGTGACTCTATTTGCACTGACAGTCAatgtgaatataataaaatgatgCATACAAACGGAATTGATACAGGTTGTAATTCAGATACATGTACAGCTAGTTGTTTTCAACAGTACTCTGAACCAAATATTAGTAAGGTGAATCAAAGACACAATTCATTCAGCGCTGTTCAAGGTAAAACCTATAGTTCTATAAACAAAAGTTCCAATGAAGCAACAGTTAAAAAATCACAAACAGTTAGTGACAACTTACACCCGTATATAAGAAAAGAAATACCGCCTAAAGCGCAGCCTGATTCTGGAAAATccaatacaataattaaaacaaagctGAAAGACCGAATCGAATATACGGAGAAATTAATAGCTGCAGAAATACGAAGTCTTGCAGTAGATCGCTCATGTAAAAGTCATAAAGTTCCAGCTGGACCAGTGGCAGCTATTCAAAAATACCAGGGTAAAGCAAAATCCGAAGTAGACTTGAGCCATTTTGGCGGCGATAATGATTATGAACATTTACCACCACCTCAACAATTCAGAGATGCACCGCCGCCCCCTGACGAGTTTAAG GATCCACCGTCAAAATCTCCAATGGTAAGTCGGAGCAGCAGTAAATCATCAACACCATCAAAAACTCCTCGTAAAGCAGCACAACCTACAACGTTACAGCTGGATAATCCATTGTATCATGTTTGCGAAG GAATTTTAGAGAGACGAAAATTAAGACCTCATCAATCTATGAATAATGCTGCCACAACTTCAGCTAGCACGCTTAATAAAAGCCAGAGCACGGGAGAATTGGCGAGCAGAAGCGAAAATGGTAATAATAAAA AACAACGACAAAGTAATCTCATCAGCATATTTGGGTTAGCTGAATCGGAAAGGCTGTTCGTGAAATGCAGAGAAGAATTCAGGCAAAGCGTAAAATATCCAGGAGCAATATACTCCGATTTTCCTCCAGTGGAAAACTCCTTACCATATTTCCACATTAGTGATGAATACAGAATGTTTAACCCGGAAG GTCTTCATCTCATAATATGCGTCCATGGTTTAGATGGAAATGCAGCAGACCTGCGCTTAGTCAAAACATATTTAGAACTAGGCTTGCCAGGAGCTCGATTAGATTTTCTTATGTCGGAAAGAAATCAAGGCGATACATTCTCCGATTTCGACACAATGACTGATAG GTTGATTCAAGAAATTGTGACCCACATACAAAATTCAAGCGAGCCAGCAAGAATTAGTTTTGTGGGACATTCTTTGGGTACTATCATTATAAGATCAGCACTGGCAAGACCACAAATGAAACCATTTTTGGGGAAACTACATACATTCCTATCATTGAGTGGACCACATTTAGGAACGCTGTATAATTCAAGTGGTCTTGTTAATGCAG gaATGTGGTTTATGCAAAAATGGAAAAAATCTGGCTCTCTACTACAACTGTCTCTTCGTGATACGCCTGATCCAAGACGGTCGTTCCTCTACCGTCTCAGTGAACGGAGTCAATTGCACCAGTTCAAACATATCCTGTTATGTGGTTCTGGACAAGATAGATACGTGCCGTTGCATTCTGCGAGGTTGGAGCTTTGCAAAGCCGCTGCTAAAGATGCATCCTTATTAGGACAAGCCTACCGGGAAATG GTGCACAACATGGTGTCGCCGTTAGCCGCACGCGCCTCATCGGTGTCGGTCGTGCGATATGACGTCCAACATGCACTTCCGCACACAGCTAGCGCACTAGTCGGAAGGGCGGCCCACATTGCAGCCTTAGACTCTGATCTCTTCATTGAAAAGTTCCTCCTTGTCTCTGCTCTCAAATACTTCCGATGA
- the LOC123868285 gene encoding uncharacterized protein LOC123868285 isoform X2, which produces MSDLQATFEFSVELYKFYNVDLFQRGLYQVRVGLRVSPKVPVHIEATVSSGNGAARTGRPAANASLMGGIAASRAFQIMYRNEEVTLRDIVHFRAHLLVDSRNLKDSLERAEWSLAIELWCSEGAQSSTLTPVSCRVLKLHFQPAQGLHYHLPVLFDYFHLSAVSVTIHASLVALHQPYIKKSIMHYVQSCTPRSSKQWGKLMKSAGSNFNASGSLENILFGSTGKCAGGNSSKIAHARQVHAEVCGILLGSLEGLQNALTVCGSTGVLLTPEESTSNSIVGEVAQRIKDLSDIGKKSEAGEEEEWAMGAAHDIARLCAEVTLRWRAFLHHTSDRPHVHHALAARHHALRIKRFSECFFVLDNPRHSLAGCYDSNYQSYQSVGEAVRRSRYLALLPPLPVHCIALDGDPHIMPIIFEDRYQDTAEFARRRSFLNSNANKSGSDPFLCSEPLREDCACSVSSIMDSRRPSSEASRVTLSLPKTTMDAFESEFGAPKPSTSVVQATLTLAPQKSSRGSPKRTLVKQNVVEMSKPHNKQLELTGRNRYIVQNNQISEIQLPPNNVFSSCPIQQGQQMSRYSASTLLDINATTKSNVNVSRLGKDKSDPSEVFNQKHEIISGVSTLPARHSKSLDQLRVSQMAPLNVQTLSKNVKNSSNTSVNYQKTYVPPQQIKPTTLPRSVTTTAYPTNTTTRCESKGDDYRRNISEFREKYKNPGNSNIQNVHGMNNEVFHNVGYKYDGTIKGNANQIYGYTFGNQGNIPVNNVIRNPLEFQRGYSVNLPRPMLPPRNSYPPVSGKSQVTDQSNLVSNKHVHRSNSTHMFQQTIGNQQIDIEAARNQLRHELNYYLQKGDWSYDFNTGSLIQNYQKKSSKSSDDSGFVMTLDRSSDGTSKSTYSKTPPSTPHSTIPSIRHKKSRSKDSKLNASAKENMKMNSSRDSLSSHHSIKSRDSKSDRQTPKSDRSTPKSDRGTPKSGKATPKSGGITPRSGLATPKSGRATPKSGGTTPKSGRSSGKPERRSKHKPSEKMTQLMSEAASSSSDESLPFELRRLEASASVPYSLDHGSELRHCRSAASIIEEPNLNNTFGSESLPNLAPPPAFESPPLDIDDKDFKILPPENFSSKDDKRSKSSTSSLSEQSGWVSSGRSSGPSSPDNGSCQLNQDFPTSGTSSTKITNKKFEDNIDKRKKDGEKISDFKRTVLNGEQLRERLLKLAVKAAQNSSTEKIECCDKEVCEECTICSDSICTDSQCEYNKMMHTNGIDTGCNSDTCTASCFQQYSEPNISKVNQRHNSFSAVQGKTYSSINKSSNEATVKKSQTVSDNLHPYIRKEIPPKAQPDSGKSNTIIKTKLKDRIEYTEKLIAAEIRSLAVDRSCKSHKVPAGPVAAIQKYQGKAKSEVDLSHFGGDNDYEHLPPPQQFRDAPPPPDEFKDPPSKSPMVSRSSSKSSTPSKTPRKAAQPTTLQLDNPLYHVCEGILERRKLRPHQSMNNAATTSASTLNKSQSTGELASRSENEQRQSNLISIFGLAESERLFVKCREEFRQSVKYPGAIYSDFPPVENSLPYFHISDEYRMFNPEGLHLIICVHGLDGNAADLRLVKTYLELGLPGARLDFLMSERNQGDTFSDFDTMTDRLIQEIVTHIQNSSEPARISFVGHSLGTIIIRSALARPQMKPFLGKLHTFLSLSGPHLGTLYNSSGLVNAGMWFMQKWKKSGSLLQLSLRDTPDPRRSFLYRLSERSQLHQFKHILLCGSGQDRYVPLHSARLELCKAAAKDASLLGQAYREMVHNMVSPLAARASSVSVVRYDVQHALPHTASALVGRAAHIAALDSDLFIEKFLLVSALKYFR; this is translated from the exons ACTTTACCAAGTGCGCGTGGGTTTGCGCGTGTCACCCAAGGTGCCGGTTCACATCGAGGCGACGGTGTCAAGCGGTAATGGCGCCGCGCGGACCGGCAGGCCTGCTGCCAACGCCTCCCTCATGGGGGGCATCGCTGCTTCTAGAGCCTTCCAAATTATGTACAGGAACGAGGAGGTCACGTTGCGTGACATAGTGCATTTTAGAGCCCATTTGCTAG TTGATAGCCGTAACCTTAAGGATTCCTTAGAGAGAGCAGAATGGAGCCTCGCCATTGAACTATGGTGCAGTGAGGGGGCTCAATCGAGCACTCTCACGCCCGTCTCCTGCCGCGTGCTGAAACTGCACTTCCAGCCTGCGCAAGGACTCCACTACCACCTGCCAGTGCTGTTCGACTACTTCCATCTATCGGCTGTCTCCGTCACCATCCACGCCAGCTTAGTAGCTTTGCACCAGCCTTATATCAA GAAGAGCATTATGCATTACGTACAGAGCTG CACGCCCCGCTCTAGTAAACAGTGGGGCAAATTGATGAAAAGTGCGGGGTCAAACTTTAACGCTTCAGGAAGCTTAGAGAATATTCTGTTCGGGTCGACTGGAAAATGTGCCGGCGGAAATTCGAGCAAAATCGCGCATGCCAG GCAAGTGCATGCCGAAGTTTGCGGTATTCTTCTCGGGTCGTTGGAGGGCTTACAAAATGCATTGACAGTATGTGGCTCTACAGGGGTGTTATTAACACCTGAAGAATCCACATCCAACTCCATCGTCGGCGAGGTTGCGCAACGGATAAAGGACTTGAGTGATATCGGCAAG aaatctgAAGCTGGCGAAGAAGAAGAATGGGCGATGGGAGCAGCGCACGATATTGCAAGGCTCTGTGCGGAAGTTACGCTGAGGTGGCGTGCCTTTCTACACCACACCTCAGACCGACCGCACGTACATCACGCACTAGCAGCACGGCATCATGCTTTACG AATAAAGCGTTTTTCGGAATGCTTCTTCGTGCTTGACAATCCCCGGCACTCTCTAGCGGGTTGCTACGATAGCAACTACCAGTCATATCAAAGCGTAGGCGAGGCCGTCCGACGATCGCGCTACCTAGCGCTTTTGCCGCCTCTTCCTGTACATTGCATCGCACTTGATGGCGATCCCCATATCATGCCTATCATATTTGAAGACAG ATATCAAGACACGGCTGAGTTTGCAAGGAGGCGATCGTTTTTAAATTCCAACGCAAATAAATCTGGAAGTG atcCGTTCCTATGTTCGGAACCTCTTAGAGAAGACTGTGCGTGTAGTGTAAGTTCAATTATGGATTCAAGAAGACCATCTTCCGAAGCGTCTAGGGTGACTCTGTCATTGCCTAAAACTACGATGGACGCCTTTGAATCTGAATTCGGTGCTCCCAAACCTAGCACAAGCGTAGTACAAGCGACATTAACACTAGCGCCGCAGAAATCATCCAGAGGATCGCCAAAAAGAACACTAGTAAAACAAAATGTCGTGGAAATGAGCAAACCCCATAATAAGCAATTAGAATTAACAGGAAGAAATAGATACATTGTACAAAATAACCAAATAAGCGAAATTCAACTACCACCAAACAACGTCTTTTCCTCATGTCCCATACAACAAGGACAACAAATGTCACGATATTCGGCTTCAACCCTTTTAGACATCAATGCTACAACAAAAAGCAATGTTAACGTTTCGCGCTTAGGAAAAGATAAATCCGATCCCAGCGAGGTATTTAACCAAAAACATGAAATCATAAGTGGAGTTAGTACACTACCTGCTCGACATAGCAAATCTTTAGATCAGTTAAGAGTGTCACAGATGGCGCCACTTAATGTACAGACGTTatcaaaaaatgttaaaaatagttCTAATACTTCTGTTAATTATCAAAAGACTTACGTGCCACCACAGCAAATAAAACCCACGACACTACCAAGAAGCGTTACAACAACAGCTTATCCTACTAATACGACAACACGTTGTGAATCTAAAGGCGACGATTACAGAAGAAACATTAGTGAGTTcagagaaaaatataaaaatcccGGCAATTCAAATATTCAGAATGTTCATGGAATGAACAATGAAGTGTTTCATAATGTAGGTTATAAGTATGATGGTACAATTAAAGGTAACGCTAACCAAATTTATGGTTACACTTTCGGTAATCAGGGTAATATACCAGTGAATAATGTTATTCGTAATCCGTTAGAATTCCAAAGAGGCTATAGTGTAAATTTACCCCGTCCTATGTTGCCTCCTCGAAATTCTTATCCACCGGTTAGTGGAAAATCTCAAGTGACTGATCAAAGCAACTTAGTTTCTAATAAACACGTTCATAGATCCAACTCAACACATATGTTTCAACAGACTATTGGAAATCAACAAATTGACATTGAAGCTGCACGCAATCAATTGAGGCacgaattaaattattatctccAAAAAGGAGATTGGAGCTATGATTTTAACACAGGTAGCCTTATTCAGAACTACCAAAAGAAATCCAGTAAAAGTAGTGATGATAGCGGTTTTGTAATGACTTTAGATAGAAGCAGTGATGGAACGTCTAAATCAACGTACTCAAAAACACCACCATCTACTCCCCATTCTACAATACCTTCAATAAGACATAAGAAAAGTAGATCTAAAGACTCTAAATTGAATGCAAGTGcaaaagaaaatatgaaaatgaattCTAGTCGGGATTCTCTAAGTAGTCATCATTCCATTAAATCTAGAGATAGCAAATCTGACCGACAAACACCAAAATCTGATCGTAGTACTCCGAAATCTGATAGAGGCACTCCCAAATCAGGTAAAGCGACACCTAAATCTGGTGGCATCACTCCAAGATCAGGCTTAGCTACTCCGAAATCCGGAAGAGCTACTCCAAAATCTGGTGGGACAACACCTAAGAGTGGAAGATCTAGTGGTAAGCCAGAAAGGCGTTCTAAACACAAACCTTCAGAAAAAATGACTCAACTTATGTCAGAAGCTGCATCATCTTCTAGCGATGAAAGTTTACCTTTCGAACTTAGAAGATTAGAGGCATCAGCAAGTGTCCCTTATAGTCTTGACCATGGATCTGAATTGAGACACTGTAGAAGTGCTGcttcaataattgaagaacctaatttaaataatacattcGGTTCGgaatctttaccaaatttagcTCCACCTCCAGCTTTTGAATCACCACCATTGGACATAGATGATAAAGACTTCAAAATTTTACCACCCGAAAATTTCTCAAGTAAAGATGATAAGCGTAGCAAAAGTTCAACTTCAAGTTTAAGTGAACAAAGTGGATGGGTTTCAAGTGGACGCAGCTCAGGGCCATCTTCACCTGATAATGGAAGTTGTCAATTGAATCAAGACTTTCCTACCAGTGGCACCAGTTCTACTAAAATTACAAACAAGAAATTTGAAGATAATATTGATAAACGGAAAAAAGATGGTGAAAAAATAAGTGATTTTAAAAGAACTGTTCTTAATGGTGAACAACTTCGAGAACGTCTACTTAAATTAGCGGTCAAAGCTGCTCAAAATAGTTCAACTGAAAAAATTGAATGCTGTGATAAAGAAGTTTGTGAAGAATGTACAATATGTAGTGACTCTATTTGCACTGACAGTCAatgtgaatataataaaatgatgCATACAAACGGAATTGATACAGGTTGTAATTCAGATACATGTACAGCTAGTTGTTTTCAACAGTACTCTGAACCAAATATTAGTAAGGTGAATCAAAGACACAATTCATTCAGCGCTGTTCAAGGTAAAACCTATAGTTCTATAAACAAAAGTTCCAATGAAGCAACAGTTAAAAAATCACAAACAGTTAGTGACAACTTACACCCGTATATAAGAAAAGAAATACCGCCTAAAGCGCAGCCTGATTCTGGAAAATccaatacaataattaaaacaaagctGAAAGACCGAATCGAATATACGGAGAAATTAATAGCTGCAGAAATACGAAGTCTTGCAGTAGATCGCTCATGTAAAAGTCATAAAGTTCCAGCTGGACCAGTGGCAGCTATTCAAAAATACCAGGGTAAAGCAAAATCCGAAGTAGACTTGAGCCATTTTGGCGGCGATAATGATTATGAACATTTACCACCACCTCAACAATTCAGAGATGCACCGCCGCCCCCTGACGAGTTTAAG GATCCACCGTCAAAATCTCCAATGGTAAGTCGGAGCAGCAGTAAATCATCAACACCATCAAAAACTCCTCGTAAAGCAGCACAACCTACAACGTTACAGCTGGATAATCCATTGTATCATGTTTGCGAAG GAATTTTAGAGAGACGAAAATTAAGACCTCATCAATCTATGAATAATGCTGCCACAACTTCAGCTAGCACGCTTAATAAAAGCCAGAGCACGGGAGAATTGGCGAGCAGAAGCGAAAATG AACAACGACAAAGTAATCTCATCAGCATATTTGGGTTAGCTGAATCGGAAAGGCTGTTCGTGAAATGCAGAGAAGAATTCAGGCAAAGCGTAAAATATCCAGGAGCAATATACTCCGATTTTCCTCCAGTGGAAAACTCCTTACCATATTTCCACATTAGTGATGAATACAGAATGTTTAACCCGGAAG GTCTTCATCTCATAATATGCGTCCATGGTTTAGATGGAAATGCAGCAGACCTGCGCTTAGTCAAAACATATTTAGAACTAGGCTTGCCAGGAGCTCGATTAGATTTTCTTATGTCGGAAAGAAATCAAGGCGATACATTCTCCGATTTCGACACAATGACTGATAG GTTGATTCAAGAAATTGTGACCCACATACAAAATTCAAGCGAGCCAGCAAGAATTAGTTTTGTGGGACATTCTTTGGGTACTATCATTATAAGATCAGCACTGGCAAGACCACAAATGAAACCATTTTTGGGGAAACTACATACATTCCTATCATTGAGTGGACCACATTTAGGAACGCTGTATAATTCAAGTGGTCTTGTTAATGCAG gaATGTGGTTTATGCAAAAATGGAAAAAATCTGGCTCTCTACTACAACTGTCTCTTCGTGATACGCCTGATCCAAGACGGTCGTTCCTCTACCGTCTCAGTGAACGGAGTCAATTGCACCAGTTCAAACATATCCTGTTATGTGGTTCTGGACAAGATAGATACGTGCCGTTGCATTCTGCGAGGTTGGAGCTTTGCAAAGCCGCTGCTAAAGATGCATCCTTATTAGGACAAGCCTACCGGGAAATG GTGCACAACATGGTGTCGCCGTTAGCCGCACGCGCCTCATCGGTGTCGGTCGTGCGATATGACGTCCAACATGCACTTCCGCACACAGCTAGCGCACTAGTCGGAAGGGCGGCCCACATTGCAGCCTTAGACTCTGATCTCTTCATTGAAAAGTTCCTCCTTGTCTCTGCTCTCAAATACTTCCGATGA